A region of Acidithiobacillus ferridurans DNA encodes the following proteins:
- a CDS encoding M3 family oligoendopeptidase, giving the protein MMESGNQTATGAEQVHWRLEDLYAGVDDPRLAEDLHWADRAATRFAEVYRPGLGGLNAAQLAAALEQLEAIRQRIGRVGTFRYLSYVTHADQPAYGAALQAYEEAATAIQNQLIFFDIAWNAVDDARAGALLADPALAHWTHLLRNWRKYRDHLRSESEEQILSEKRVTGRGLWERLFDETLTEMRFPLRGKQMSEQEVLTLLSNPDRELRRDAAESLSNGLEGRLHTLTTCFNAILADKALDDRLRRYPHWLSERNLSNEISDGMVEALERAVVGRYGLVARYYRLKAKLLNLSPLMDYDRYAPLPGSDRRYDWAECRRIVLAAVTDFSPELGAIGQRFFDEGWIDAALAPGKRGGAFAHPVTPDVHPYLMVNYTGTVRDVMTVAHELGHGIHQYLARGQGYLNADTPLTTAETASVFGEMLTFERLMREEQDPRRRLGLLCGKIEDTFATVFRQMAMHRFEVVMHGARRAEGELSKDRLAELWMQTQTEQFADSIQFSPGYRWWWSYIPHFIGSPGYVYAYAFGELLTLALIQRQRAAPAEFVPGYTAMLKLGGSKAPAEVVATTGIDLEDPDIWSRALDYMSGMVDEAERLAGVR; this is encoded by the coding sequence ATGATGGAGAGCGGAAATCAGACGGCGACGGGCGCGGAGCAGGTACATTGGCGTCTGGAAGATCTCTATGCCGGGGTGGACGACCCACGGCTGGCGGAGGACCTCCATTGGGCGGACCGCGCAGCGACGCGTTTCGCCGAGGTCTATCGTCCCGGCCTGGGGGGGCTGAACGCGGCGCAACTGGCGGCGGCCCTGGAGCAGTTGGAAGCCATCCGCCAACGCATCGGCCGGGTGGGTACCTTTCGTTACCTCAGCTATGTGACTCATGCCGATCAGCCGGCATATGGCGCCGCTCTGCAGGCCTACGAGGAGGCGGCTACGGCCATTCAGAATCAACTGATCTTCTTCGATATCGCCTGGAACGCCGTGGACGACGCCAGGGCCGGTGCCCTGCTGGCCGATCCCGCGCTGGCACACTGGACGCACCTGCTGCGCAACTGGCGCAAGTACCGTGATCACCTGCGCAGTGAAAGTGAAGAGCAGATCTTGTCGGAAAAACGGGTGACCGGACGGGGGCTCTGGGAACGGCTTTTTGACGAGACGTTGACGGAAATGCGTTTTCCTCTGCGCGGCAAGCAGATGAGCGAGCAGGAGGTGTTGACACTGTTGTCCAATCCCGATCGGGAGTTGCGCCGGGATGCGGCGGAATCCCTCAGCAACGGGCTGGAAGGGCGTTTGCATACCCTTACCACCTGTTTCAACGCCATCCTCGCCGACAAGGCCCTGGATGACCGTCTGCGCCGCTATCCCCACTGGCTGAGTGAACGCAATCTGAGCAATGAAATCTCCGACGGCATGGTTGAGGCGCTGGAACGGGCCGTGGTCGGACGCTACGGACTGGTGGCCCGCTATTACCGGCTCAAGGCCAAATTGCTGAACCTCTCGCCCTTGATGGATTATGACCGCTATGCGCCGTTGCCCGGCAGTGACCGGCGCTACGACTGGGCGGAGTGCCGACGCATCGTGCTGGCGGCGGTGACGGATTTTTCGCCGGAACTGGGGGCCATCGGCCAGCGCTTCTTCGACGAGGGCTGGATCGATGCAGCATTGGCGCCGGGCAAGCGGGGCGGGGCCTTCGCCCATCCGGTGACTCCCGACGTGCATCCCTACCTCATGGTCAACTATACCGGCACGGTGCGGGATGTGATGACGGTGGCCCATGAATTGGGGCACGGTATCCACCAGTATCTCGCCCGCGGGCAGGGTTACCTGAACGCCGACACCCCCCTGACCACCGCGGAAACGGCCTCCGTTTTTGGTGAAATGCTGACCTTCGAGCGGCTGATGCGCGAGGAGCAGGATCCCCGGCGGCGTCTCGGCCTGCTCTGCGGCAAAATCGAGGACACCTTTGCCACGGTGTTCCGGCAGATGGCCATGCACCGCTTTGAGGTGGTGATGCATGGCGCTCGCCGCGCCGAGGGCGAGCTGAGCAAAGATCGCCTGGCGGAGCTGTGGATGCAAACCCAGACGGAGCAGTTTGCCGACAGTATCCAGTTCAGCCCCGGTTATCGCTGGTGGTGGAGCTATATTCCCCACTTCATCGGCTCGCCGGGCTATGTGTATGCCTATGCCTTTGGGGAACTGCTGACGCTGGCGCTGATTCAGCGCCAGCGGGCTGCCCCGGCGGAGTTCGTGCCCGGTTATACCGCCATGCTGAAACTCGGCGGCAGCAAAGCGCCCGCCGAGGTGGTGGCGACAACGGGCATCGATCTGGAAGATCCGGACATCTGGTCGCGGGCGCTGGATTATATGTCCGGGATGGTGGATGAAGCCGAGAGACTGGCGGGGGTACGCTGA
- a CDS encoding DUF1841 family protein — protein MLYGTKRETYRQVFLDSWRAYQEGRPLEGVQTRIVAVILRHPEYHALLDDAQQGLEQDFPPEQGRTNPYMHMSLHVGLEEMLALGQPAGIVDLFDSARRKLGEAGAEHLFVDCLGEMMWQAQRTRRAPEPAALLPCVRRGLGLPERVG, from the coding sequence ATGCTTTATGGCACTAAACGAGAAACATATCGACAGGTCTTTCTGGACAGTTGGCGGGCCTACCAGGAGGGCCGGCCGCTGGAAGGGGTGCAGACGCGGATTGTCGCCGTCATTCTCCGCCATCCGGAATATCATGCCCTGCTCGACGATGCACAGCAGGGGTTGGAACAGGATTTCCCGCCCGAGCAGGGACGGACCAACCCTTATATGCACATGTCCCTGCATGTCGGGCTGGAGGAGATGTTGGCATTGGGACAGCCTGCGGGTATCGTGGACCTCTTCGACAGCGCGCGCCGCAAGCTGGGTGAAGCCGGCGCCGAACATCTTTTCGTGGACTGTCTGGGAGAAATGATGTGGCAGGCTCAGAGGACCAGGCGGGCCCCTGAACCCGCGGCACTATTGCCTTGCGTGCGCCGCGGGCTGGGTTTGCCGGAAAGGGTGGGCTGA
- a CDS encoding 3-deoxy-D-manno-octulosonic acid transferase: MDWCERFKEFRDRNRCIVYFPNLHEGEDAEAYGIFLSLMRVRMGIMVLAPDREERYEPVYRDALKYHLQTIRHSRLFTSFVPIKTRVYFVETVAQRDAFYRCADFCVPGGTLTGGTVDLAKSIADGCPLILGPKMPDDAVRQGLLAAGAAVWAKDNAEIIDLAKAWLNEPAAARAAAEKAKTWWGQRGA; the protein is encoded by the coding sequence ATGGATTGGTGCGAACGTTTTAAGGAGTTCCGGGACCGGAACCGTTGCATAGTGTACTTCCCCAACCTGCACGAGGGCGAAGATGCGGAGGCCTATGGGATTTTTCTCTCCCTGATGCGGGTGAGGATGGGGATCATGGTGCTGGCGCCGGATCGGGAAGAGCGCTATGAACCCGTTTATCGGGATGCGCTGAAATACCACCTGCAGACCATCCGCCACAGCCGGCTGTTCACCAGCTTCGTGCCCATCAAGACGCGTGTTTACTTTGTGGAGACGGTGGCGCAGCGCGATGCCTTCTACCGATGCGCGGATTTTTGTGTGCCCGGCGGCACCCTGACGGGTGGTACGGTGGATCTTGCCAAATCCATCGCCGACGGCTGTCCCCTCATCCTCGGTCCGAAAATGCCGGATGACGCGGTACGTCAGGGCTTGTTGGCCGCTGGCGCCGCGGTATGGGCAAAGGATAATGCGGAGATCATCGATCTGGCGAAGGCCTGGCTGAACGAACCGGCAGCGGCCAGGGCAGCGGCGGAGAAGGCGAAGACATGGTGGGGACAGCGCGGGGCTTAG
- the glgA gene encoding glycogen synthase GlgA encodes MLRTLFVFSEMAPYSKTGGLADVGGALPVALGQLGVDTRVLVPYYGCPAVGEMDWRCAVSVPYTDETAELWSLAERPQILFLRYPPYYERDGGPYQDAQGEDWPDNDRRFALLNRVAVEIAQGRVSGLDWRPDIVHANDWQTGLIPYLLDLEARIGAARPPVLFTIHNLAYQGRFPPRAMAPLHLPAADFHWLGTEHYGAFSFMKAGLAFCDQITTVSPTYAAEIQTSAFGMGLDGLLRSRSEHLSGILNGIDTIHWNPGADPYLAAHYSPQDRQPGKAQCKSHLQSSLGLYPEPGVFLLGMISRLVEQKGTDMVLDILPDLLRRGMQVVVLGSGDKSFERQLLEMAAAHPAQMATRIAFDEGLSHRIEAGADAFLMPSRFEPCGLNQMYSLRYGTIPIVHRTGGLADTVTDADDFRHPLQRNGFVFDSPQGDALHHAVLRAEALFRQPALWSHLQDQAMAGDYSWQHSARAYLQLYYEVLARHRGGH; translated from the coding sequence ATGTTGCGAACACTTTTCGTATTTTCGGAGATGGCACCCTATTCCAAGACGGGCGGCCTCGCGGATGTCGGCGGTGCCCTACCCGTGGCGTTGGGGCAGTTGGGCGTCGACACCCGCGTGCTGGTGCCCTACTACGGGTGTCCCGCCGTGGGCGAGATGGACTGGCGTTGCGCGGTCAGCGTGCCCTATACCGATGAAACGGCCGAGTTATGGTCGCTGGCGGAGCGGCCGCAGATTCTTTTCCTGCGCTACCCCCCTTACTATGAACGCGACGGCGGCCCTTACCAGGATGCGCAGGGCGAAGACTGGCCGGACAACGACCGGCGCTTTGCCCTGCTCAACCGGGTAGCCGTGGAAATTGCCCAGGGACGCGTGTCGGGGCTCGACTGGCGTCCGGACATTGTTCATGCCAACGACTGGCAGACCGGGCTGATACCTTACCTCCTCGACCTGGAAGCGCGCATCGGCGCCGCGCGGCCGCCGGTCCTTTTCACCATTCACAATCTGGCCTATCAGGGCCGCTTCCCGCCCCGCGCCATGGCGCCGCTGCACTTACCTGCGGCGGATTTTCACTGGCTCGGGACCGAACATTACGGAGCCTTTTCCTTCATGAAGGCGGGCCTGGCGTTCTGCGACCAGATCACCACCGTCAGCCCCACCTATGCCGCAGAGATTCAGACCAGCGCCTTCGGCATGGGACTGGATGGTCTGCTCCGGTCCCGGTCTGAGCATCTATCGGGCATTCTCAACGGGATCGATACCATCCACTGGAACCCTGGGGCGGACCCCTATCTGGCCGCTCATTATTCGCCGCAGGACCGGCAGCCGGGCAAGGCCCAGTGCAAATCGCACCTGCAGAGCAGTCTTGGCCTCTATCCCGAACCCGGCGTCTTCCTCCTCGGCATGATCAGCCGTCTGGTGGAGCAGAAGGGGACGGATATGGTGCTCGACATTCTCCCGGATCTGTTGCGTCGCGGCATGCAGGTGGTGGTGCTGGGCAGCGGCGACAAGTCTTTCGAGCGGCAACTGCTGGAGATGGCAGCGGCGCACCCCGCGCAAATGGCGACGCGCATCGCCTTCGACGAGGGACTGTCCCATCGTATAGAGGCAGGCGCAGATGCCTTTCTCATGCCTTCCCGTTTCGAACCCTGCGGCCTGAACCAGATGTATAGCCTGCGTTACGGTACCATTCCTATCGTCCACCGCACGGGCGGGCTGGCCGACACGGTCACCGATGCCGACGACTTCCGCCACCCGTTGCAACGCAACGGCTTTGTGTTCGACAGCCCGCAAGGCGACGCCCTGCACCATGCCGTGCTGCGCGCGGAGGCGTTGTTCCGCCAGCCTGCGCTCTGGTCGCACCTACAGGACCAGGCCATGGCGGGCGACTATAGCTGGCAGCACTCCGCACGCGCCTATCTCCAGCTCTATTACGAGGTGCTGGCGCGGCACAGAGGCGGCCACTGA
- a CDS encoding MBL fold metallo-hydrolase → MEMQFYGAAGGVTGSCHFLRVGDKKLLIDCGMFQGGHDLEEENRTEFGFDAKDIDYLLLTHAHLDHCGRIPLLVKRGFRGEIITTSATRELARLVLMDAAGLAAEEARRSNRRHQRQGGAETTPIYDITDVLDTMDRFGRSADYGQKIEVCPGVSATFGDAGHILGSAWILVEASEAGRQQRIVYSGDLGNRGKPILNPPTPAPQADVIVMETTYGDRLHKAIGPSVDELRDAILDTLKRGGNTIIPTFALERAQDLLYYLREMMNDNQIPTNLPVFLDSPMAISATEIFRRHPECFNPATRENLQHGADPFALRNLHFTRETSESMGINLIKGGALIMAGSGMATGGRVTHHLRHNIWREDSSVVFVGYAAQGTLARRIIDGAKTVRIFGEEVHVAASIFTIGGFSAHADHDELLAWYGDQRPPRTVLVHGEDNGREGIAKVLRARGLQVDCPVIGDRYSL, encoded by the coding sequence ATGGAAATGCAATTTTATGGTGCGGCGGGAGGGGTTACCGGGTCCTGTCATTTTCTCCGCGTGGGCGACAAAAAGCTGCTCATCGACTGCGGGATGTTTCAGGGCGGGCATGACCTGGAAGAAGAAAATCGCACCGAGTTCGGCTTTGACGCCAAGGATATCGACTATCTGCTGCTGACCCATGCCCATCTCGATCACTGCGGGCGCATTCCCCTGCTGGTCAAACGCGGCTTTCGCGGCGAGATCATCACCACATCAGCCACCCGCGAACTGGCGCGACTGGTGCTCATGGATGCGGCGGGGCTGGCGGCGGAAGAGGCGCGACGCTCCAACCGACGTCACCAGCGTCAGGGCGGGGCCGAAACCACGCCCATCTATGACATCACCGACGTCCTCGATACCATGGATCGCTTCGGACGCAGCGCGGATTACGGACAAAAAATAGAGGTCTGCCCCGGCGTCAGCGCGACTTTCGGAGACGCCGGGCATATCCTTGGCTCCGCCTGGATACTGGTGGAAGCCAGCGAAGCGGGCAGGCAGCAGCGCATCGTCTACTCCGGCGATCTGGGCAACCGCGGCAAGCCGATCCTCAACCCGCCCACCCCCGCCCCCCAAGCGGACGTCATCGTCATGGAAACCACCTACGGCGACCGCCTGCACAAGGCCATCGGACCTTCGGTGGACGAGTTGCGCGATGCCATCCTCGACACCCTGAAACGTGGCGGCAACACCATCATCCCCACCTTCGCCCTGGAGCGCGCGCAGGATTTGCTGTATTACCTGCGGGAAATGATGAACGACAACCAGATCCCCACCAACCTGCCGGTCTTTCTCGATTCGCCCATGGCCATTTCGGCCACGGAGATTTTTCGTCGCCACCCGGAGTGTTTCAACCCCGCTACCCGCGAAAACCTGCAGCACGGCGCCGACCCCTTCGCCCTGCGCAACCTCCATTTCACCCGCGAAACCAGCGAATCCATGGGCATCAACCTGATCAAGGGCGGTGCCCTGATCATGGCGGGATCGGGCATGGCGACGGGAGGGCGGGTTACCCACCATCTCCGGCATAACATCTGGCGTGAGGACAGCAGCGTGGTCTTCGTCGGTTATGCCGCCCAGGGGACGCTGGCGCGGCGCATCATCGACGGGGCCAAAACGGTGCGGATATTTGGTGAAGAAGTGCATGTCGCCGCCAGCATTTTCACCATCGGCGGTTTCTCGGCCCATGCCGACCACGATGAACTTCTCGCCTGGTATGGTGACCAACGCCCGCCGCGCACCGTTCTCGTCCATGGTGAGGACAACGGCCGGGAAGGCATCGCCAAGGTGCTGCGGGCGCGGGGTTTGCAGGTGGATTGTCCGGTCATTGGCGATCGTTATTCCCTCTAA
- the nth gene encoding endonuclease III, whose protein sequence is MDPQHVHRCFAALRVAIPEPKTELNYHSPFQLLVAVVLSAQSTDKAVNACTRMLFAVAPTPEAMVTLGEDGIKAHIHRLGLFNAKARHVHALARQLLALHDGEVPADRKALEALPGVGRKTANVVLNTAFGQPTIAVDTHIFRVGNRTGIAPGKTPLAVEQALLAAVPAEYRQDAHHLLILHGRYTCTARRPHCGHCPIFQCCEWPDKHRWAAKSPPGGA, encoded by the coding sequence GTGGACCCACAGCACGTTCATCGCTGTTTTGCCGCCCTGCGCGTCGCCATTCCCGAACCCAAAACCGAGCTGAACTATCACTCCCCCTTTCAGCTTCTGGTCGCCGTAGTGCTTTCCGCGCAAAGTACGGACAAAGCCGTCAACGCCTGCACCCGGATGCTCTTTGCGGTGGCACCGACTCCCGAGGCGATGGTGACCCTCGGTGAAGACGGCATCAAGGCCCACATCCATCGTCTGGGACTGTTCAACGCCAAGGCCCGGCATGTGCATGCCCTGGCCCGGCAACTGCTGGCCCTGCATGATGGCGAGGTACCCGCCGACCGGAAGGCGCTGGAAGCGCTCCCCGGCGTCGGCCGTAAAACCGCCAATGTCGTCCTCAATACCGCGTTCGGGCAACCCACCATTGCGGTGGATACCCACATCTTCCGGGTCGGCAACCGGACCGGCATCGCCCCCGGCAAGACACCCCTGGCCGTGGAACAGGCCCTGCTCGCGGCGGTGCCCGCCGAATACCGGCAGGACGCCCACCATCTCCTGATTCTCCATGGCCGCTATACCTGCACAGCCAGGCGGCCGCACTGCGGCCACTGCCCGATTTTTCAGTGCTGCGAATGGCCGGACAAGCATCGGTGGGCAGCGAAGTCACCTCCTGGCGGCGCTTAA
- a CDS encoding energy transducer TonB has translation MPRRRLRERALNTRERLRVVFSRDRLTLWLIGAAVCVASLTFLIYRTIRHEVTRTVAAPSAFRMVRVPPSPPAPAAPVPPAKMAPVDLHGKASRLASSSPSARQTGTLPAKHGLPKPPPSQPAAPPAMTHAAYPPPAWTVSTPHKASLISRYVTYWIRQVESRGAREGPIERGGEIQVRVTVFRNGNLAQLSVVRSTLPTSAADKAVRMIRTASPFAPFPEDLARQANKLVIRCTMNFLNGDVGAQSQPSASGGAGIMPTQGLSGSLSQALLGSDS, from the coding sequence ATGCCGCGCCGTCGTCTTCGGGAGCGGGCGCTGAACACGCGTGAACGGCTCAGGGTGGTTTTTTCCAGGGACCGGTTGACCTTGTGGTTGATCGGCGCGGCGGTCTGCGTCGCCTCGCTCACCTTTTTAATCTATCGCACCATCCGTCATGAGGTCACCAGAACCGTTGCGGCGCCCTCGGCCTTCCGTATGGTCAGGGTGCCGCCATCGCCTCCGGCTCCCGCCGCGCCGGTGCCTCCGGCAAAAATGGCCCCTGTCGACCTGCACGGAAAGGCATCCCGGCTGGCGTCCAGTAGTCCCTCCGCCCGCCAGACCGGGACGCTTCCGGCAAAGCATGGCCTCCCAAAGCCCCCGCCCTCCCAGCCAGCAGCGCCGCCGGCCATGACCCATGCGGCCTATCCGCCGCCGGCATGGACGGTTTCCACGCCCCATAAGGCGAGTCTCATCAGCCGTTATGTGACGTACTGGATACGGCAGGTGGAGAGCAGGGGCGCGCGCGAGGGGCCCATAGAAAGAGGGGGCGAGATACAGGTGCGGGTTACCGTGTTCCGCAACGGCAATCTGGCGCAGTTGTCCGTCGTCCGGTCGACCCTGCCGACCAGCGCAGCCGATAAGGCGGTTCGCATGATCCGCACGGCTTCTCCGTTCGCCCCTTTCCCCGAGGATCTGGCCCGGCAGGCCAATAAACTGGTAATCCGTTGTACGATGAACTTCCTGAACGGTGATGTCGGAGCCCAATCCCAGCCCTCTGCATCGGGCGGCGCAGGCATCATGCCTACCCAAGGGTTGTCAGGAAGCCTGTCCCAGGCCCTGTTGGGTTCCGATTCCTGA